Proteins encoded within one genomic window of Synechococcus sp. PCC 7335:
- the gyrA gene encoding DNA gyrase subunit A, with protein sequence MAKQLKSSEEQIVPISLHTEVQRSYLEYAMSVIVGRALPDVRDGLKPVHRRIMYAMHELGLVPDRPFRKCARVVGDVLGKYHPHGDQAVYDALVRMVQDFSSRYPLLAGHGNFGSVDNDPPAAMRYTETRLAEIGHAALLGEVSEATVDFIDNFDSSQQEPIVLPAQLPNLILNGSSGIAVGMATNIPPHNLGEVVDGLIALVDRPNLSNESLFKLIPGPDFPTGAEIIDTKGIHDAYRTGRGSIPIRGIANFEEIRPGKGKRSRQAIVVTELPYQVNKASWITKIASLVNQGRIDGISDIRDESDREGMRVVIELKREAQPQLILNDLYKMTALQTNFGALMLAIEDGQPRQLSLKEILEAFLNFRESTLIRQYSHELEQKRNRFHIVEGLLIALDSLDDIIDILRNAPDGTTAKVEMIEAFDLSDRQADSILAMPLRRLTGLEQQKLRDESDELDERINQLETLVSDRNVLMKSLKKELRALKKKFGDRRRTRIQTEAERVKEEQVLAEIAAEESEEEFILEFTRKGYVRRASPKTRTRRKDASGPTKALEEFDDVTIQTEITNPTEEVLVLTQEGKAFTLSVSDVPIAQRQSKGVPLIGLLPDAVGSTPDSVVTQIVLSEARLAQQLILVTAKGRVKRLPASEMSNLTGRGLTAVKLKDDDLLKHAFIAPMGSDLVLASSGGRVLRFRIDADQLPEMSRTAQGPQGIRLPKSERLVGCIPVSPKDTLILVSNKGYGKRILVSTFKTSNRGGIGSQSFKFNLKSDALVSLNVAVPEANLTVLTDQGRAAKIAIDSVPLQGRSQPCARLVTPERTETIVETLVTDMPESEK encoded by the coding sequence ATGGCGAAACAGTTAAAATCTTCCGAAGAGCAGATCGTGCCAATTTCCTTGCATACCGAGGTACAGCGATCATATTTGGAATACGCCATGAGTGTAATCGTTGGGCGAGCGCTGCCTGATGTTCGCGATGGCCTCAAGCCAGTGCATCGACGCATCATGTATGCTATGCACGAGCTAGGGTTGGTTCCCGATCGACCTTTTCGTAAGTGCGCCCGCGTTGTGGGAGACGTGCTAGGAAAATATCATCCCCATGGCGATCAGGCGGTATATGACGCGCTAGTGCGGATGGTTCAAGATTTTTCTAGTCGCTATCCGTTGTTAGCCGGCCACGGCAACTTTGGTTCAGTTGATAATGATCCGCCTGCGGCCATGCGCTATACCGAAACGCGCTTAGCAGAGATTGGTCATGCTGCACTACTCGGCGAAGTTAGCGAAGCAACTGTTGATTTTATTGATAACTTTGACAGCTCTCAGCAGGAGCCAATTGTGCTCCCTGCTCAGCTACCTAATCTGATTTTGAATGGCAGCTCAGGCATTGCAGTGGGTATGGCGACTAATATTCCACCGCACAACTTGGGCGAGGTAGTCGATGGGTTGATTGCACTAGTTGATCGTCCCAATCTTTCAAATGAATCGCTATTTAAGCTGATTCCGGGACCAGACTTTCCCACAGGCGCAGAGATTATTGATACGAAGGGCATTCATGATGCCTATCGGACCGGACGAGGCAGTATTCCAATTCGAGGAATTGCTAATTTTGAAGAGATCCGGCCAGGAAAGGGAAAGCGATCGCGTCAGGCGATTGTTGTCACAGAGCTACCCTATCAGGTTAATAAAGCAAGTTGGATCACCAAAATTGCTAGCCTAGTCAATCAAGGACGGATTGACGGTATTTCTGATATTCGCGACGAAAGTGATCGCGAGGGCATGCGAGTCGTCATTGAGCTAAAGCGAGAAGCTCAACCCCAGCTGATCTTAAACGATCTTTACAAGATGACGGCTTTGCAGACCAACTTCGGTGCGCTCATGCTAGCCATTGAAGACGGTCAGCCCAGGCAGCTTTCGCTTAAAGAGATCTTAGAAGCGTTTCTTAACTTCAGAGAGAGTACGCTGATTCGTCAGTACAGCCATGAGCTAGAACAAAAGCGTAACCGCTTTCACATCGTCGAAGGGCTTTTGATCGCCCTAGATAGCCTAGATGACATCATCGACATCTTACGTAACGCGCCCGATGGCACGACCGCAAAAGTAGAGATGATCGAAGCGTTTGACCTTAGCGATCGCCAAGCCGACAGCATCCTCGCCATGCCGCTACGGCGTTTGACTGGCCTTGAGCAGCAGAAGCTACGAGACGAGAGTGATGAACTTGACGAACGCATCAATCAGCTAGAGACATTGGTGAGCGATCGCAATGTGTTGATGAAATCGCTCAAAAAAGAGCTGCGCGCGCTCAAAAAGAAATTTGGCGATCGCCGCCGTACTCGCATCCAGACCGAAGCTGAACGGGTCAAAGAAGAACAAGTACTTGCCGAGATTGCCGCCGAAGAAAGCGAAGAAGAATTCATTTTAGAATTTACTCGAAAGGGCTACGTTCGCCGTGCCTCTCCTAAAACCCGCACTCGGCGTAAAGACGCTAGCGGGCCCACTAAAGCCCTAGAAGAGTTTGATGATGTTACTATCCAAACAGAGATAACGAATCCAACTGAGGAAGTACTTGTTCTGACCCAAGAGGGCAAAGCCTTTACGCTTAGCGTCAGCGATGTTCCGATTGCCCAAAGGCAAAGCAAAGGTGTTCCGCTCATTGGCCTATTGCCTGACGCGGTTGGAAGTACGCCTGATAGCGTCGTCACCCAGATTGTCCTGAGTGAAGCAAGGCTAGCTCAACAGCTTATTTTGGTGACTGCTAAAGGCCGAGTGAAACGCTTACCTGCTAGCGAAATGTCAAACCTAACCGGTCGTGGACTAACCGCCGTCAAACTTAAAGACGACGATCTGCTAAAGCATGCGTTCATTGCGCCTATGGGAAGCGATTTGGTACTCGCCTCATCTGGCGGCAGAGTGTTGCGCTTTAGAATCGATGCGGATCAGCTGCCGGAGATGAGCCGAACGGCTCAGGGTCCACAGGGTATTCGGCTACCCAAAAGCGAGCGCCTAGTCGGTTGCATTCCTGTCAGTCCAAAGGATACGTTGATTCTAGTTTCTAATAAGGGCTACGGAAAACGCATTCTAGTCAGCACCTTCAAGACTTCTAACCGCGGCGGTATTGGCTCTCAATCCTTTAAATTCAATCTCAAAAGCGATGCTCTAGTCTCCCTTAATGTTGCAGTACCAGAAGCGAATCTCACTGTGCTAACCGATCAGGGTCGCGCGGCTAAAATTGCGATAGATAGTGTTCCGCTTCAAGGGCGATCTCAACCCTGTGCTCGACTGGTGACGCCTGAACGCACTGAAACGATTGTCGAAACGCTAGTCACTGATATGCCTGAGAGTGAGAAGTGA